The following coding sequences are from one Paenibacillus stellifer window:
- a CDS encoding serine hydrolase encodes MRKKSRSLKVLTAVTLSAALLLPSVQAPSAYAAASGEHLTGLATVLQPIIDAAEEHGVGVSVDIEDLSGTYGHETIELGSQDAYYSASIIKLALIATLMQEVDAGQHTLDETLTVKPEDVVGGAGSLQKEKFPQDVTIGRLAKLMITQSDNTATNVLIGLVGFDKVNAFIKSQGFTVTHLGRKMMTPAKSPAEDNYTSAPEMLTLLDRIYNAEVVSAKSRDQILEWMKAQEVNTKFGAVLQGKPIAHKTGELGDVSHDVGYFLIPGREIAIAVLTKVLKPEDAGKAQELDNPYVQRIAKATYNYLSDHPSSAASTASAWPAMSLAVAPIIDAAEREGIRVSVDIKDLSGQAGGAEVLLGSRQSYMPASTIKMALVSTLMQQVDKGALTLGQKVTVEPDDVVGGTGSLQKETFPQDVTIERLARLMITQSDNTATNVLIDVVGLDKVQALMDQLGLKTMHLGRKMFAAAPTPAQDNYIDAADLVTLLAKIYNHEFLSTQSSEQIINWMKAQEVNTKFGAALPDAPIAHKTGENANVTHDVGYFLVPGKEVAISVMTEVTTTGSFDEAQAIGNPVVQSVAKAVYSSLTNNVKFTDVKPGYWAESLIESAAAANVVKGSTSSTFSPERDITRAEFVSLLARSLGLAASTGGQPFADVPSEAWYASDVAAAQAAGIALGSDGSFRPNASISRAEVMSLITRAYEYKHGKVAVPSAAASFKDGKSIPSWASEAVAKAVSLQLVNGYPDGTLRPGNPATRAEAVKLIADLRFQL; translated from the coding sequence ATGCGCAAAAAATCCAGAAGTCTCAAAGTCTTGACGGCAGTCACCTTATCCGCAGCACTGCTGCTGCCGTCCGTTCAAGCGCCGTCCGCTTACGCGGCTGCTTCCGGCGAACATCTGACCGGCTTGGCAACCGTGCTTCAGCCCATTATCGATGCGGCTGAAGAGCATGGGGTCGGCGTATCGGTCGACATCGAAGATTTGAGCGGTACATACGGACATGAGACGATCGAGCTCGGCTCTCAGGATGCCTATTACTCCGCAAGCATTATCAAGCTGGCGTTGATTGCGACCCTTATGCAGGAAGTAGATGCCGGCCAGCACACGCTGGATGAGACGCTGACGGTGAAGCCTGAAGATGTCGTCGGCGGAGCCGGTTCGCTGCAGAAAGAGAAATTCCCGCAGGATGTGACGATCGGGCGGCTGGCCAAGCTGATGATCACGCAGTCGGACAATACCGCAACGAACGTCCTGATCGGCCTCGTCGGCTTCGACAAGGTTAACGCGTTCATCAAGAGCCAAGGCTTCACTGTCACCCATCTTGGACGCAAAATGATGACCCCGGCCAAATCTCCTGCCGAGGATAACTATACGAGCGCCCCCGAGATGCTCACTTTGCTTGATCGAATCTATAACGCGGAGGTCGTGTCAGCGAAGTCCCGCGACCAGATTCTCGAGTGGATGAAGGCGCAGGAGGTCAATACGAAATTCGGCGCCGTGCTGCAGGGCAAGCCGATTGCACATAAGACCGGGGAGCTTGGGGACGTCAGCCACGACGTCGGCTACTTCCTCATTCCGGGCCGCGAAATCGCGATAGCCGTACTTACGAAGGTGCTGAAGCCGGAAGACGCCGGCAAAGCCCAGGAGCTCGACAACCCTTACGTGCAGCGCATCGCCAAGGCAACATACAACTATCTGTCCGACCATCCATCATCTGCGGCTTCTACCGCTTCGGCATGGCCGGCTATGTCTCTGGCGGTTGCCCCAATCATCGACGCAGCCGAGAGGGAGGGCATTCGCGTGTCGGTCGACATCAAGGATTTGAGCGGACAAGCTGGCGGCGCCGAAGTTCTGCTGGGATCGCGGCAGTCTTATATGCCGGCCAGCACTATCAAAATGGCGCTTGTATCGACCCTGATGCAGCAAGTGGACAAGGGCGCATTAACGCTGGGCCAGAAGGTGACGGTTGAACCGGACGATGTTGTCGGAGGCACGGGATCGCTCCAGAAGGAGACTTTCCCGCAGGATGTGACAATCGAGCGGCTAGCGCGGCTGATGATCACCCAGTCTGACAATACTGCGACCAACGTGCTGATCGACGTTGTCGGATTGGACAAGGTTCAGGCGCTCATGGATCAATTGGGTCTTAAGACGATGCATCTGGGCCGCAAGATGTTTGCCGCAGCGCCGACACCGGCGCAGGACAACTATATCGACGCGGCCGACCTGGTGACGCTGCTTGCCAAAATCTACAACCATGAGTTTCTGTCCACCCAATCGAGTGAGCAGATTATCAATTGGATGAAGGCGCAAGAGGTGAACACGAAGTTTGGCGCCGCGCTGCCGGATGCTCCGATTGCCCACAAAACAGGCGAGAATGCGAACGTGACCCATGACGTCGGCTATTTCCTCGTACCGGGCAAGGAGGTCGCCATCTCCGTCATGACCGAGGTCACGACGACGGGCAGTTTCGATGAGGCACAGGCGATTGGCAATCCGGTCGTGCAATCCGTCGCTAAGGCGGTATACAGCAGCCTGACCAATAATGTAAAATTCACGGATGTGAAGCCCGGCTACTGGGCGGAATCGCTAATTGAGAGCGCCGCTGCCGCGAATGTCGTAAAGGGAAGTACAAGCAGCACGTTCAGTCCGGAACGCGATATTACTCGCGCGGAATTCGTCTCCCTGCTTGCGCGGTCCCTCGGTCTTGCGGCTTCCACCGGCGGTCAGCCGTTTGCCGACGTCCCGAGCGAGGCCTGGTATGCGTCAGACGTCGCTGCCGCTCAAGCGGCGGGCATCGCGCTCGGATCGGACGGCTCCTTCCGGCCGAATGCTTCGATCAGCCGCGCGGAGGTCATGTCCTTGATTACCCGGGCCTATGAATACAAGCATGGCAAGGTCGCCGTACCTTCGGCAGCCGCCTCCTTCAAGGACGGAAAGAGCATACCGTCCTGGGCGAGCGAGGCTGTCGCCAAAGCAGTCTCCCTGCAGCTTGTGAACGGCTATCCGGACGGCACCCTCCGTCCCGGCAATCCGGCCACGAGAGCCGAAGCTGTGAAGCTCATCGCAGATTTGCGTTTTCAGCTATAA
- a CDS encoding spore germination protein — translation MQENNSNHKPAERTTPEASSNQKGKTAGETGQTPISPCLQDNLKRIQDTFQDCNDLTIIPWSYGPSLEYKAFSVYFDSLIQNKKTNYMKESLQDLVTHEIGPATTITPEVIKSFFANNGVSAQSANVEDDFTNAVNSVLEGSIVIFFDQWDKALSYCAFGIQLRQVAEPITESVVQGPHMSTIEDLETNIGLIRFLLKSSRLKLQSLTAGKESRRKITYGYLDGVVNPETLSEFKRRISQIDQEEILETSYLEEWIGDSRYTPFPQVRYTERPDTAVAALLDGKIIVMVDGTPTILICPGLFFEYFSSSEDYYHNTVYSSLIRILRIGACIIALLLPSSYIALTTFHSELIPTILLLAILDTREGIPFPAFVEALLMEFFFELLREAGIRLPRPIGSAVSIVGALVIGQAAIQAKIASPVMVIVVSLTGIASFALPQYSMSIAIRVLRFPLMALAATLGGFGVMLGLLLSFLHLSNMRSLGQPYLSSAAPLDVKQFRDIFVVFPRQILLHAPRNRHLHKLKGGGRKA, via the coding sequence ATGCAGGAGAACAATTCAAACCATAAACCTGCCGAGCGTACAACGCCAGAGGCTTCCTCAAATCAAAAGGGCAAGACAGCAGGGGAAACGGGGCAAACGCCGATTTCACCGTGTCTGCAGGACAATCTGAAGCGGATTCAGGATACATTTCAGGACTGCAACGACCTCACCATAATTCCCTGGAGCTATGGTCCTTCCTTGGAATATAAGGCGTTCTCCGTTTATTTTGACTCGCTGATCCAGAACAAAAAGACCAATTACATGAAGGAATCGCTGCAGGATTTGGTTACACATGAAATCGGACCGGCGACAACGATTACGCCTGAAGTGATTAAGAGCTTTTTTGCGAATAACGGGGTATCGGCCCAGTCGGCTAACGTCGAGGATGATTTCACGAATGCCGTCAATTCTGTCCTGGAAGGCAGCATTGTCATCTTCTTTGACCAATGGGACAAGGCGCTAAGCTATTGTGCGTTCGGGATACAGCTGCGCCAGGTTGCGGAGCCGATTACGGAATCGGTCGTGCAGGGGCCTCATATGAGCACTATCGAGGATCTGGAGACGAATATTGGCTTAATCCGTTTTTTGCTGAAATCGAGCCGTTTGAAGCTTCAATCATTAACGGCGGGCAAGGAGAGCAGAAGGAAGATCACCTACGGATACCTGGATGGTGTCGTGAATCCAGAGACATTATCCGAGTTCAAGCGGAGGATCTCGCAAATTGACCAAGAGGAGATTCTGGAGACATCCTACCTGGAGGAATGGATCGGGGATTCGCGTTATACACCTTTTCCCCAGGTCCGATATACGGAAAGACCGGATACGGCGGTAGCCGCACTGCTGGACGGCAAGATTATTGTAATGGTAGACGGAACACCGACCATTCTGATTTGCCCCGGGCTCTTCTTTGAGTATTTCTCATCAAGTGAAGATTATTATCACAACACGGTCTACTCCTCATTGATCAGAATACTCCGGATCGGCGCATGCATCATAGCGCTGCTGCTGCCAAGCTCCTACATTGCCTTAACTACCTTTCATTCGGAATTAATACCCACCATTTTGCTGCTTGCCATTCTGGATACGCGGGAGGGGATTCCGTTCCCCGCCTTTGTCGAGGCGCTGCTTATGGAATTCTTCTTTGAACTGCTCCGGGAAGCCGGCATACGCCTGCCGCGGCCGATCGGTTCCGCCGTCAGCATTGTCGGAGCGCTCGTAATCGGACAGGCGGCAATCCAGGCGAAGATCGCATCCCCGGTGATGGTCATTGTTGTCTCCCTGACGGGGATCGCATCGTTTGCCCTTCCTCAATACAGCATGTCCATCGCCATCCGCGTCTTGCGGTTTCCTTTGATGGCTCTGGCGGCAACGCTTGGAGGATTCGGTGTTATGCTCGGTCTGCTGCTCTCCTTTCTTCACTTGTCAAATATGAGATCGCTCGGACAACCGTATCTGTCCTCTGCCGCACCGCTTGATGTGAAGCAATTTCGGGATATTTTCGTTGTATTCCCCCGTCAAATCCTGCTGCATGCACCCAGGAATCGCCATCTGCACAAGCTTAAAGGAGGAGGGAGAAAGGCATAA
- a CDS encoding Ger(x)C family spore germination protein, with amino-acid sequence MRRWIAVTLSIPLVLLTSGCWDKTELTEFGYVQAVALDKGEQGKIALTTHFYSPTSGEGTGGDSKKTPAKGISIRTEANTVFEAIRDIPIRYGRKAKWDHIRVILIGEELAKEEDIREVLDFFSRDQEPRPTVPVMIAGGNAGDLFKIKPFIESTIGQQLQELLKAGAKYTAKTSKIPFFDLALQFMGETDVENLPYVKETGPSRVITASGVALLKNGKMTSVVPPADTESLMMLLNKYDNGIIEFPCPESSEEDKRRMESFEVMSLKTKIKTDTKRERAVIHISTRIGGSPGELTCTTIKTEKDEERLEDHIQKCIESRLQKVIAAFQEQKMDVIGAGDQIYRKNPRLWKRWKPTWDKRFAESRVDIHVDVNFSDAGIKSTTPFGKKREVTYSTQRGMRICGQKQPFS; translated from the coding sequence ATGAGAAGATGGATTGCCGTTACCCTGTCCATTCCGCTAGTTCTCCTCACATCCGGCTGTTGGGATAAAACGGAATTGACGGAGTTTGGGTATGTCCAGGCAGTAGCGCTTGATAAGGGAGAACAGGGGAAAATTGCGCTTACCACCCATTTCTATAGTCCTACCAGCGGGGAGGGGACGGGGGGAGACAGCAAGAAGACGCCGGCAAAAGGCATCAGTATACGAACAGAGGCGAACACTGTCTTTGAGGCGATACGCGATATCCCCATTCGTTACGGACGCAAGGCGAAGTGGGATCATATACGTGTGATTCTCATAGGAGAAGAGTTGGCCAAGGAAGAGGACATTCGGGAAGTGCTTGATTTCTTCTCGCGAGATCAGGAGCCAAGGCCGACTGTTCCTGTAATGATCGCTGGAGGGAATGCAGGAGACCTGTTCAAAATCAAGCCGTTTATTGAGAGTACGATCGGACAACAGCTGCAGGAATTGCTGAAAGCCGGTGCAAAGTATACGGCCAAGACATCTAAGATTCCGTTCTTTGATCTTGCCTTGCAGTTCATGGGCGAGACAGATGTTGAGAATCTGCCGTATGTCAAGGAGACCGGCCCGTCCCGGGTTATTACCGCGTCCGGAGTTGCCTTGCTCAAGAACGGGAAAATGACCAGCGTCGTGCCGCCTGCCGATACCGAATCATTGATGATGCTTCTGAATAAATATGATAACGGAATTATAGAGTTTCCTTGTCCGGAGTCGTCTGAAGAGGATAAGAGAAGGATGGAATCCTTCGAGGTCATGTCACTAAAGACGAAAATAAAAACGGATACGAAAAGAGAAAGGGCCGTTATTCATATCTCAACCCGGATTGGCGGATCGCCTGGCGAGCTTACCTGCACTACAATCAAAACAGAAAAGGATGAGGAGCGTCTGGAAGATCATATTCAAAAATGCATCGAGAGCCGCCTGCAGAAAGTGATCGCCGCATTCCAGGAACAAAAGATGGACGTGATTGGCGCCGGAGATCAAATCTACCGGAAAAACCCCCGGTTGTGGAAACGCTGGAAACCAACATGGGACAAGCGTTTTGCAGAGAGCCGGGTGGACATTCATGTTGACGTTAACTTTTCGGATGCGGGAATCAAGTCGACTACGCCGTTCGGAAAAAAAAGAGAAGTAACATATTCCACGCAAAGAGGAATGCGCATATGTGGGCAAAAACAGCCTTTCTCCTGA
- a CDS encoding GerAB/ArcD/ProY family transporter, whose translation MYKKESISASQMSVLFFVYMTGSAIINIPGPLTSFAKTGAWISLLISWSLGVIFLLGLLYLNRQHPGLSFIDYSRKMIGGPFTVLLAIPFITLVLHMSAGIVLDIGLFFRSSMLRETPMYVIHACVFLIVSLTARSGIETMARMFTVLISVTVLSVIVTLLLSIYYFKPEHLFPIAPEGIRPILHGAYFTSGFPYGEIFLFSMLTPYVRKEDRERFEHGMLLAMVANGICFILVTVCAIMVLGPLCGSVKYTLFQIARLIDIQDIIERIESIIGFALVVGSFMKATIALLVLALTVARLLKLTDYRILIFPLALVNFLLSIVLYKGETRWSEVVGNVWPLWNAIANVLPLIIMTLITLFTAKKRSH comes from the coding sequence ATGTACAAGAAAGAATCCATAAGCGCATCACAAATGTCGGTTCTTTTTTTTGTTTATATGACAGGCTCTGCGATTATCAACATTCCCGGACCTCTAACGAGCTTTGCCAAAACAGGAGCATGGATTTCCCTTTTGATATCATGGAGCCTGGGTGTGATCTTTCTATTGGGCCTGCTCTATTTAAACCGGCAGCACCCGGGACTCAGCTTTATTGACTACAGCCGAAAAATGATCGGCGGCCCGTTTACGGTCCTGCTCGCGATTCCGTTCATTACTCTCGTTCTGCATATGAGTGCCGGAATCGTACTGGATATCGGATTATTCTTTAGAAGCTCCATGCTGAGAGAAACGCCTATGTATGTCATTCACGCCTGTGTATTCCTTATTGTTTCATTGACTGCCCGCTCGGGCATCGAGACGATGGCGAGAATGTTCACCGTCCTCATTTCCGTCACCGTGTTGTCCGTAATTGTAACTTTGTTATTGTCTATTTACTATTTCAAACCGGAGCATCTGTTTCCCATTGCTCCTGAAGGAATCAGACCGATTCTGCATGGCGCATATTTTACCTCCGGATTTCCGTATGGTGAAATTTTTCTGTTCTCCATGCTGACGCCCTACGTCCGCAAGGAGGACCGGGAACGCTTCGAACATGGCATGCTGCTCGCTATGGTGGCGAACGGCATCTGCTTCATCCTTGTAACAGTATGCGCCATTATGGTTCTGGGCCCGTTATGCGGCTCGGTTAAATATACATTGTTCCAGATTGCCCGGTTGATCGATATCCAGGATATTATTGAGCGAATCGAATCCATTATCGGTTTTGCACTGGTTGTCGGCTCCTTTATGAAAGCGACGATTGCGCTGCTGGTGCTGGCCTTAACGGTTGCCCGGCTGTTGAAGCTTACGGATTATCGGATATTGATTTTCCCGCTTGCGCTGGTCAATTTCTTGCTCTCCATCGTGCTCTATAAAGGTGAGACCAGATGGAGCGAAGTCGTAGGGAACGTTTGGCCGCTGTGGAATGCGATCGCCAATGTGCTTCCTTTGATCATTATGACACTCATCACGCTGTTCACGGCCAAGAAGCGGTCTCATTGA